A window of Aptenodytes patagonicus chromosome 1, bAptPat1.pri.cur, whole genome shotgun sequence genomic DNA:
TCACTGATTTTTTATAACACCCACCTAATTTCTCGATCATGTATTGAAGATGAAAATGCAATATTCAGTGTTACTCCATAATTCCTCAATGATTGTTGTATTTCTTCCAAGCCACTTATCTGCTGACTCCTCCCATTACCctgttaaaagtaaaaataacgTGGTGGAGTTTTTTTAACCATATATTCTACTTCTGGTCACCTCTTCCTGAACTCACCAACAAAACCTTTTTAGTAATAACTTAAACCAAAAGAAAGTAACTTGGATGAAGGCAGATTCGCAGTTTCAAAGACAGGATAAAAAGCAGACAGATTACAGGTACACTTGCTAAGGGATGTGGAGGAGGAGCTCACTCTCAGCCCTTTGAAACTAGGTATGAATTATTATTTGAGCCAAAATAAATGCAGTGATAGTTTGAGAGGTTTTAGCTCATCAAAGCCTCTAAAATGACAACTATATACAGCTGTAGGAAGAGAAAAACCACCATATCAATAGACGCTTTGGTTTTGATGACATTTTCCACAACAAAATGTTcacaaaaatatcttttccatTTAAGATCCTGCTTACCAAGAATTTGTTAAGAGTTATCAGAAAACTCTGAACTTATAAAATTACCTATGTTCAActatcacatttttatttatatacttgcATGTGGTATCACCTGAGTACGgagaaacagaaaccaaaactTAGACACTTACTTCGTCATAGGAAGTGAGGAGATGGATTGTTTTCACTTTGCATGGCCCCTTAACTAGCATCTCGCAGAATCGTAGAAAGTTATACAActgtaaaagttttatttaatttagtaACTTGGAATTTTTTTAGTAGTTACATCTGTACCAGTTACACTGAATATCTACTTGCCTGATGAACATGCCTAATGTATGGGTCCTCCACCCAAACTTCAGAAACAATCTCAGTAAGGTACTCTTGGAAAAGCTTTTCGTAGCCAAAACCTATTGCATTTTCCTCTATCCTGATTTGCTTATGGTATTTgccatctgaaaagaaaagaagtctcTTTTTCAATGAAGATCATCACATAATTCCTGTGTTAACCACCTCGCCCATAAAACGTTCACGTAACAACAGGTATTTAAATGCGAAAGGGTACACTGCAGCTCCAtaccttgtttctctttttcaatgtgttttttaatgtcttcagctCTGGTCATGTACTCGGATATTTTCTGCCGGTAACGGTGCTTTTTTGCCTCATCTTTCGTGGCTGTGAATCGAAAGCACACAGGCCAGTTCTCCTCGAGGCGGGGGAAGCGCGGGGAGCTGAGTCCTGCTTGGCCCCCGGTCTCCCGGGGAGAGACCGCCggcttccctctccctccccgtgAGGCGACGGGGGACCGCGGCCGGCCCTCGGCGGCAGGCACGGCTCGTGTCTCCTGAAAACCACCCCCGGCCGGCGGCCTCCGACAGAGCCGGGGTGTACTTAACAACTAACCGCCCCAACGGCTGTAGTAAACGGCTGCCAAACCGCCcctcgcccggccgccgccgccgccccgcccggtaCCTTTCACCACCTGCAGCAGGAGGTCGATGCCCTCCTGGTAGCACACCAGCGACTCCTGGAACCGAGACGCCAGGTCCAGCTCCACCGCCCGCTTCACCGTCTCCGCCCCGGCCCGCTCCAGCGCGGCGGTGCCATCGCCCCCCGCCCGCGACATGAGCGCCCCGGCTGGGACGGGGACGGCGGCTGGCACGGGGCGGACACGCCTCCGGCGGCGCCGCGGgccgggaggggggcgggggtggggagtgtgtgtgtgggggggggtgggggggtggggtgggggggggggtggaggcgCTGCGCATGCGCGCCGCCTCACCCGCCGCCGGGGGAATAGAAACCGAAgcggaggagaagggaaaggggctGTGTCTCAGCGTTGTCCTTCCGCCGGCGCGGAACTGAAGTGCTGTGGCGGTGGTGCCCGGCCGGAAGGCTGCGCACCGAGAtggcggccgcggcgggccgggccggcttGGGTCACGCAGCCGCTTGGAAGGTGGTGGCTCCGGCTGGGGTTTGGTTGGGGCGCGACGCGGCACTGGCGCCGCGCCTCTGGCTGTACGCGCTCCGCCTGCGGCGGCGGGGGGTCTCCCCCGTGAAGCGACGAGGGGCGGCGGGGAACGGCCCTGTCGGCGCCCCGCAGCCGCCTCCGAGAGGGGGAAGGAGCGAGGGGGGCGTTGCGGGCGACGCGAGGGGCCAAGCTCATGCTGCTGCTGCGGGCTTCGCCCCctcggggcgccgccgccgcggggcccggtCGGTGCCTCCCCTGAGAGGAGAGCGCGGCCGTTGGAAAGGCCGAGGAGCCTGTGGGCGCCCGGTGTCAGCACAGTGTTTTTTCAGCCACCGAGAGATGTAATAAACGCGGATTATATGGTCACCCGATCTGAATTTGAGTGACTGTATAATCTGTTTGCAAGTGTTAAGAGCTATAAAGAAAGTCTGGACAAGTTATGTCCCCGCTCTCTTTGCAGATGCTGGGGAAGAGGATGGAGGGGATGGTGTCTGCAGCGTGGGTTCGTTGTCTCTTTACCAGGTCAAGAATTCCAGACTCGGTATGTGCTATAGTAggtgagaaactgaaaaataggtATTAGCCTGCTTAATTCTGTGCTTTCTGTGGTATGGCAGACTTCTAGAGACTCTGAGATGAGCAGGTTcgcggtgcgctgggtgaagaactggctgaactgcAGGGCtgaaagggttgtagtgaatggggctacatctggctggtgaccggtcaccggCAGTGTTcttcagggttcaattctagggccagttctgttcaatatctttatcaacgacctggatgcaggagttgagtgcaccattagcaagtttgctgacgataccaaactgggagatgctgttgactctctcgagggatgcgaggctttgcagagggatctagatagattggagcattgggcaatcatccaTGACATGAAATTTAActagtccaaatgctggattctgcacctgggtggagtaatgccaggcacaagtataaactgggagaggagtggctggaaggcagccctgcagaaagagatctgggggcgCTGGTCGACAGCgagctcagtatgagtcagcagcgcGCCCCgacagccaagagggcaaaccgcatcctggggtgcatcaaacacagcataaccagccggtcaagagaagtgattatcccgctgtattcagcgctggtgcagcctcaccttgagtactgtgtgcagttctgggcctcaCCATTGAAGAAGGATGTtaaaggtccttgaatgtgtccagaggagggcaacaaagctggtgaaagggctggaaggcatgtcctgtgaggagcggctaaggactttgggcttgtctactttggagaaaaggaggctgaggggcgacctcattgctctctacagcttcctgaggaggggaagtggagagggaggtgctgatctcttccccCTGGTGcgcagtgacaggacgcgtgggaatggttcaaagctgcatcaggggaggtttagacgaCATgaggaggcatttctttaccgagagggtggtcagacactggaacaggcttcctagagaggtggtcgatgccccgagcctgtcagtgtttaagaggcattgggacaatgcccttaataacatgctttagcttggtcagccctgaattggtcggGCAGTCGGACTAGATAatagttgtaggtcccttccaactgaaagaGTCTAGTCTATTCAATAAATAACTAAAACCAAATAGATGAGAAGTTTGACTTACAttgtacatttttacatttacatttttagctTGTCTTTCTGCAAGATACTGTCTAGTGTCAGTTGACTCTTTTCCTTAAAATCATTCTTAAAGCCTTAAACCATTCAGAGGCTAAGCAGAGTTTCTTCAATGAGATGCATGTGAATTAAGTGCTGTGCCGGTATAGAGTGTTGTCCGTGTATTTCTATGCATTGTACGGCAAGACTCAAGAGTTAATGTATTCACCAGCAAACCATTGTGAAAATATGTTTAACTTAATGTTATAAAAGCTAAATTTGAGGTCACTTGTTGGTGCTTTGACCTTctgaaaagaaaggtatttaaaCATGTAAGAATTTTTACTAAGGTTGAAGTATGTTTTAGAGAGTTATTTTGTTGACTATAATAATTCAgatattcagggaaaaaaacctctgtttTTGTGAACTTCTTATTCTAGGTATTTCAGCCGCGGCCTGGAGATCATGAAAAGTATGGAGGTGACCCTGAGCAGCCCCACAAAATCCACGTTGTTACTAGAATAAAAAGTGTAGTTGGTCGCCCATATTGGGAAAAGAAGATAATACATGATCTTGGACTGGATAAAGTATGATTGTTGTTCTTTATACTTATTGTGTACATCAGAAATGTAGAAACATAGGGTAGAATtaaggtggtgggttttttttaaggacttcAATTTTGCAGTCACAAAACTTGGATTGCTTTACAGATGCTATAAATGTAACTGAGAAATCGATGATGTGTTTAAGAGCTGAGAGGAACATTGATGGCAAATGCCCTTTTAATGGGAATTCAGAATATCACTGTATGGTATTGCTCTGCATGCCTGAGGAGAACTTTACCTTGATAATTCCGCTACAGTAATAAAAACAGGTTTGTAAATACTTTGAATTCAGTTTTCTCTGTGGGTCATATTATTCAGATATTGCAGGTAGGCAAATAAGACTCGCTTACGAACGAAAAGGCTTCCAAATCCAAGAATCTAAGAGTTTGTGTCAAAGAGGCGTTTATCCAAATTTTTTTAGACCAACTGCACATAGTGCAAAGATTCATCTGGTCAGTGTtacattacagagaaaaaaatgtgtacttAATCAATTGAAGATCTAACTGAAGCAAGCAGTCTTACCCCGAAACTCCTGTATTTACATTTCTAGTATTTTTAACAGTTGGAAGAAATTTGGATATATTGATAATGTAATGGGAATAAAGCTGAATTTGTCATTTTACTGGAGCCGAATTTGATCAAGTTTTGACTTTGTAGTTTTACGTATGTTCTTGATGCGTGACGTGTCTCCAAATCTTACATTTGCAAATGTGGTTTCTGTTTTTACTGACAGCGTGAAAAGTTCAGTGAACAGAGATGTGGGGTTTGGCCGTGCGTTTGTAAAACCTGTTCTATCCTTTATATAGGCACATCAGCCAAGACTGCACAAAAATATCCCTTCTGTGAATTCCAGACTGAAAGTTATTAAACATCTAATAAGGTTTGTTAACGATTTGTTTAATTTGGAACACTTAATGTAACTCTCTTCCAGCCATAGGACTTCACTAAGCAAACTCTTTTGCCCGTAGAATACAGCCACTGAAGCTACCTTACGGATTGCCAACAGAAGAGGAAATGTCAGACACCTTTCTTAGGAGCAACGGAGAGCTTGTCATTAAACGGCATCTCAAACCTGCGGAGCGGAAAGAAATTAAGTCTTAAGGTGTGCTGGTTGgatttgcattttataaaataaatgctttaacgCCTGAGTTAAGAGTTTGTGTATGAAATGTAAGCTTAATTCTTAGCCTGTCTGGTATGAGCGACAGGGACGACACTGATGCTTAAAGAGGGATTACATGTGTACGAATGTGAAATTCAGTATTGGTAATGTTTGCCTGAAACGTTAAATGAATGATAGACTTTCTCTCCTTGTGTTTTAACTTTGTGGCTAGATTACTGCAGTTTATGGCTAGCTATTAGAGAACTGTGTAAAGTCAGATAAGCAGAGAAGTGAGTAAATAGATCTGACTAATGATGAGGAGGACCTTTCCCAGCTAACAGTAAAGGCTTGCAGTGATGGTGCATGACTTCACCTTTCCTGCACGAAGGAAAGAACTGGAATTGAGAAGCCCTCCGTTTGCCAGTTACACAAGAATCGACTGGCTATCCACCGAGAGTGTCATTTGATTGAGGCAGGCATTTGGGTGACTTACCTTGGTCATCCAGATCTCATGCTTGTTCCTTAGCAAACAGTCTGTCATCCGGCCTTCTCCGTAGCTTAAAAAGTACCTGAACTCCCCATTTGGGAGTAACAGGAGGAGTGATTCGCGTCTTGGTAGGCCGTATAATTTGTCTTTCAGGAAACATGCTATCTCACTGCATACATGTTTCTTGAACCTCAATGTTTAATAGTAATAGCCTAAGAGCTGCAGTCGACGTGAAAGCTGATGCTTTTCCTGTTCTAAAATTGCAGACTTTA
This region includes:
- the MITD1 gene encoding MIT domain-containing protein 1 isoform X2, whose amino-acid sequence is MSRAGGDGTAALERAGAETVKRAVELDLASRFQESLVCYQEGIDLLLQVVKATKDEAKKHRYRQKISEYMTRAEDIKKHIEKEKQDGKYHKQIRIEENAIGFGYEKLFQEYLTEIVSEVWVEDPYIRHVHQGNGRSQQISGLEEIQQSLRNYGVTLNIAFSSSIHDREIRFNNGWMIKIGRGLDYFKKPQGRFSIGYCDFDLRPCHETTVDVFHTKHTKKM
- the MITD1 gene encoding MIT domain-containing protein 1 isoform X1, coding for MSRAGGDGTAALERAGAETVKRAVELDLASRFQESLVCYQEGIDLLLQVVKATKDEAKKHRYRQKISEYMTRAEDIKKHIEKEKQDGKYHKQIRIEENAIGFGYEKLFQEYLTEIVSEVWVEDPYIRHVHQLYNFLRFCEMLVKGPCKVKTIHLLTSYDEGNGRSQQISGLEEIQQSLRNYGVTLNIAFSSSIHDREIRFNNGWMIKIGRGLDYFKKPQGRFSIGYCDFDLRPCHETTVDVFHTKHTKKM
- the MRPL30 gene encoding large ribosomal subunit protein uL30m isoform X1, whose amino-acid sequence is MAAAAGRAGLGHAAAWKMLGKRMEGMVSAAWVRCLFTRSRIPDSVFQPRPGDHEKYGGDPEQPHKIHVVTRIKSVVGRPYWEKKIIHDLGLDKAHQPRLHKNIPSVNSRLKVIKHLIRIQPLKLPYGLPTEEEMSDTFLRSNGELVIKRHLKPAERKEIKS
- the MRPL30 gene encoding large ribosomal subunit protein uL30m isoform X2, with protein sequence MAAAAGRAGLGHAAAWKVFQPRPGDHEKYGGDPEQPHKIHVVTRIKSVVGRPYWEKKIIHDLGLDKAHQPRLHKNIPSVNSRLKVIKHLIRIQPLKLPYGLPTEEEMSDTFLRSNGELVIKRHLKPAERKEIKS